One Chiloscyllium plagiosum isolate BGI_BamShark_2017 chromosome 34, ASM401019v2, whole genome shotgun sequence genomic window carries:
- the LOC122540338 gene encoding uncharacterized protein LOC122540338 — protein MSHSDYLQSLRDQNKYLLQKLKLKQLKIPWNVLVPRESCDGPCRTAIKSMQSRASTDYQGDCNNRSTEQKRGNSLKNLKDQAHSELPGPDMSEDNSQQPNEMVLTESQKRREASRAALSFPLAHRGRKQGWTIGAGDGAGMEQSDWLLGSKARVIPNMEQNCSLSIGMSPKGHLNAVETLDCEWNNLKPEARPRSTPCKLLTDCYVSKDFKCSTPFTKPPTAPRLMRESVYPASGQLCRDETNFKGSRPRHHSHFLQNFSEDPKPRSKLEPPLYVEQLLDEGNDRQRERFIRDIQKPKPILLESHDKVAKVDMGHVTFLSPKEESSLRAQVQAVQPFLGYDWIAGLMDINSPMSEKSEQYFLDLQDFRRVNKDECVHQEYMEAEDLDFQSTGQEKLDIDHHVHQCTHSYRVNKRLFAVPLEPAAPCPVCKTPKAKQPHTLEEPAYISTAFWAGGIPCPPPLLLQTPWTCAAQWRPKRFPLHWAQTCPT, from the exons ATGTCACACTCTGACTATCTGCAGTCTCTTCGAGATCAGAACAAATATCTGCTGCAGAAGCTGAAGCTAAAGCAGTTAAAGATTCCATGGAATGTGCTTGTGCCCCGTGAGAGTTGTGATGGACCCTGTCGAACTGCCATCAAGTCAATGCAGAGCAGAGCTTCTACAGATTACCAAGGGGACTGCAATAACAGGAGTACAGAG CAAAAACGTGGAAATTCCCTAAAGAATTTGAAGGACCAGGCTCATTCAGAACTGCCAGGTCCAGACATGAGTGAAGATAATTCACAGCAGCCCAATGAGATGGTTCTGACTGAGTCCCAAAAGAGAAGGGAAGCATCTCGAGCTGCACTATCCTTTCCATTGGCACACAGAGgcagaaagcaaggctggaccaTTGGTGCTGGAGATGGAGCAGGCATGGAGCAGTCAGACTGGTTACTTGGGAGTAAAGCCCGGGTGATTCCTAACATGGAACAGAACTGTTCTTTATCAATTGGTATGTCACCTAAAGGTCACCTCAATGCAGTGGAGACACTAGACTGTGAATGGAATAATCTGAAGCCAGAGGCCAGACCCAGAAGCACCCCTTGCAAGTTGCTGACTGATTGCTATGTGTCAAAAGATTTTAAATGCTCAACTCCTTTTACCAAGCCCCCCACTGCACCAAGGTTAATGAGAGAGTCTGTGTACCCTGCTTCAGGACAGCTTTGTAGGGATGAAACCAACTTTAAGGGAAGCAGACCCAGGCATCATTCTCATTTCCTACAGAACTTCAGTGAAGACCCAAAGCCAAGGTCCAAGCTGGAGCCACCACTTTATGTAGAACAACTGTTGGATGAGGGTAATGATCGACAGAGAGAGCGATTTATCAGAGACATTCAGAAGCCAAAACCAATCCTTTTAGAATCTCATGATAAGGTGGCAAAG GTGGATATGGGTCATGTCACATTCCTGTCTCCGAAAGAGGAGTCCAGCCTTAGGGCACAGGTTCAGGCAGTGCAACCCTTTCTGGGTTATGATTGGATAGCAG GTCTGATGGACATTAACTCGCCAATGTCAGAAAAATCAGAGCAGTATTTTTTGGACCTGCAGGACTTCCGACGGGTGAACAAGGATGAATGTGTGCACCAGGAATACatgga AGCAGAGGATCTTGATTTTCAGTCCACAGGTCAGGAGAAGCTTGATATCGACCATCATGTTCATCAAT GCACTCACTCTTACCGTGTTAATAAACGTCTATTTGCTGTCCCACTGGAACCAGCAGCACCTTGTCCTGTTTGTAAAACTCCTAAGGCTAAGCAGCCGCACACTCTGGAGGAACCAGCTTATATCAG
- the mfn2 gene encoding mitofusin-2 — MSLMFSRSHPVAVGKKDKRLMAEVNASPLKHFVTAKKKINGIFEQLTAYIKESAAFLKETYQNGELDPITTEEQVLEVTGYLSKVGGISEVLARRHMKVAFFGRTSNGKSSVINAMLWDKVLPSGIGHTTNCFLRVEGSDGNEAYLLTDGSEEKRNIKTVNHLAHALHQDQQLTAGSLVSVMWPKMKCALLRDDLVLMDSPGIDVTTELDSWIDKFCLDADVFVLVANSESTLMQTEKQFFHKVNERLSQPNIFILNNRWDASASEPEYMEEVRRQHMDRCTSFLVDELGVVDRAQATDRIFFVSAKEVLNARIQKAQGMPEGGGALAEGFQARMFEFQNFERRFEECISQSAVKTKFEQHTVRAKQISEALRRIMDSVHVAATEQRVHCLKQREERMDRLEFIDNQLDLLTQDCKAKIKQITEEVERQVSNAMAEEIRHLATLVDDFQMEFHPSAVVLRVYKSELHKHIEEGLGRNMSERCSVTITASLQKTQQEMIESLRPLLPPTERGQVDVLVPRQRFTLSYDLNCDRLCADFQEDIDFHFSLGWTMLINRFLGPKSSRRALTGYNDQVPRQLPITPVSTSLPPLPQGSMTQEELMVSMITGLASLTSRTSMGIIVVGGVVWKAVGWRLIALSVGMYGLLYVYERLTWTTRAKERAFKRQLVDYAVEKLQLIVGYTGSNCSHQVQQELTGTFAQLCQQVDVTRQNLDEEIKDLNKKIELLDSLQSKAKLLRNKAGWLDSELNMFTHQYLEQSR; from the exons ATGTCCCTGATGTTCTCCCGCTCACACCCAGTTGCAGTTGGTAAGAAAGATAAGCGTCTGATGGCTGAGGTTAATGCTTCTCCACTCAAGCACTTTGTTACagctaaaaagaaaatcaatggaaTCTTTGAGCAGCTAACAGCGTACATCAAGGAGAGTGCTGCATTCCTCAAAG AGACATATCAGAATGGAGAGCTGGATCCCATCACCACAGAGGAGCAGGTGCTAGAGGTGACAGGTTATCTCTCAAAAGTTGGAGGGATCAGTGAAGTACTGGCACGGCGTCACATGAAAGTAGCATTTTTTGGCAG GACGAGCAATGGGAAAAGTAGTGTGATAAATGCTATGCTGTGGGACAAAGTTTTGCCTTCTGGAATTGGCCACACCACCAACTGCTTCCTACGTGTCGAAGGCTCAGATGGGAATGAGGCCTATCTGCTCACAGATGGATCTGAGGAGAAACGAAACATCAAG ACTGTGAATCATCTGGCTCATGCGCTTCACCAGGATCAACAACTCACTGCGGGTAGTCTCGTGTCTGTCATGTGGCCAAAGATGAAATGTGCTTTATTGCGAGATGACCTGGTGCTAATGGACAG TCCTGGGATTGATGTAACCACAGAGCTGGACAGCTGGATTGATAAATTTTGCCTAGATGCTGATGTTTTTGTGTTGGTGGCAAACTCAGAGTCAACGTTAATGCAGACG GAGAAGCAGTTCTTCCACAAAGTAAACGAACGATTGTCACAACCCAACATTTTTATCCTCAATAATCGCTGGGATGCATCTGCATCAGAACCTGAGTACATGGAGGAG GTGCGCCGGCAGCATATGGATCGTTGCACCAGTTTCCTGGTGGACGAGTTGGGAGTGGTGGATCGGGCTCAGGCCACAGATCGCATATTCTTTGTGTCAGCCAAAGAGGTTTTGAATGCTCGCATCCAGAAAGCACAGGGGATGCCAGAAGGAG GTGGAGCACTGGCTGAAGGCTTCCAGGCAAGAATGTTCGAATTCCAGAACTTCGAGCGACGGTTTGAG GAGTGTATCTCGCAGTCAGCAGTGAAGACTAAGTTTGAACAACACACAGTTCGTGCCAAGCAGATCTCTGAGGCCCTTCGGCGAATCATGGATTCCGTGCATGTTGCTGCCACAGAACAGAG GGTACATTGCCTGAAACAGAGAGAGGAACGAATGGATCGACTGGAGTTTATAGACAATCAATTGGATTTATTGACCCAGGACTGTAAAGCTAAAATCAAACAGATCACTGAGGAGGTGGAGCGGCAG GTCTCGAATGCAATGGCAGAAGAAATTCGCCATCTTGCCACATTGGTGGATGATTTTCAGATGGAATTTCACCCCTCTGCTGTGGTGCTCAGAGTCTACAAGAGT GAGCTTCACAAACATATTGAGGAAGGACTTGGGCGCAACATGTCTGAGCGTTGCTCTGTCACCATTACAGCCAGTCTGCAAAAAACACAACAGGAAATGATTG AGAGTCTGCGGCCACTACTGCCACCTACAGAGAGAGGTCAGGTAGATGTGTTGGTACCTCGTCAGCGTTTTACTCTCAGCTATGACCTAAACTGTGATCGGCTCTGTGCTGACTTCCAGGAGGACATTGATTTCCACTTCTCACTTGGGTGGACAATGCTCATCAATCGCTTCCTTGGCCCAAAGAGCAGTCGCAGAGCACTAACAGGATACAACGACCAG GTGCCACGGCAACTACCTATTACGCCAGTCAGCACCAGTTTACCACCCTTACCCCAGGGGTCCATGACCCAAGAAGAACTCATGGTTTCCATGATAACGGGATTGGCTTCATTAACTTCGCGGACATCTATGGGAATAATTGTGGTTGGGGGTGTG GTATGGAAAGCAGTGGGTTGGCGGCTGATTGCATTGAGCGTGGGAATGTACGGCCTTCTGTACGTGTACGAGCGTCTGACATGGACGACCAGAGCCAAAGAAAGAGCTTTCAAACGTCAGCTTGTGGATTACGCTGTTGAGAAACTACAGCTCATTGTTGGTTACACTGGATCCAACTGCAGCCATCAGGTGCAACA GGAGCTGACGGGAACATTTGCCCAGTTGTGTCAGCAGGTGGATGTAACACGGCAGAACCTAGATGAGGAAATTAAAGATCTAAATAAGAAGATTGAACTGCTGGATTCATTACAGAGCAAAGCCAAGCTGCTCAG GAATAAGGCTGGTTGGCTGGACAGTGAGCTGAACATGTTCACTCACCAGTACCTGGAGCAGAGCAGATGA